From Rutidosis leptorrhynchoides isolate AG116_Rl617_1_P2 chromosome 3, CSIRO_AGI_Rlap_v1, whole genome shotgun sequence, a single genomic window includes:
- the LOC139895697 gene encoding myosin-17-like — protein MLYHGLMGKWIQVNGQHLHMHTSKGRTGRFLQTVSKVFSLRDITGNILIALSPFQRLHHLYDTKGGGFGELSSHVFTIADVDVVYRGDD, from the exons ATGCTTTATCATGGATTGATGGGGAAGTGGATCCAGGTTAATGGGCAACATCTTCATATGCATACCTCAAAGGGGAGGACGGGACG ATTCTTACAAACTGTCTCAAAAGTGTTCTCCCTAAG AGATATAACTGGAAATATTCTAATTGCTCTAAGTCCATTTCAAAGATTGCATCATCTCTATGATACGAAGGGAGGAGGATTTGGTGAACTCAGTTCCCATGTATTTACTATAGCAGATGTAGATGTTGTTTACAG GGGAGATGATTAA
- the LOC139897713 gene encoding putative kinase-like protein TMKL1, whose protein sequence is MEKKHLIILIVTSSSTFVLLVICFLVCRRKRSSSNESWDKEANPESKESGVEEIEMKGDFVRFHGGEDLTCFDILDAPGEVIGKSSFGTLYRANLLSDSVLLLRFLRPACTTGKVQDVMHVVQLLGSIRHPNLVPLCGFYSGPRGEKLLIHPFYRRGNLAQFIRDENGDSHKWDVIYRISTGIARGLDHLHTGLQKPIIHGNLKSKNILLGRDYQPSVSDFGLHLLLNASAAQDMLEDAAVEGYKAPELTKLKECNTESDIYNLGVILLELVTGKELINGKANPDQDFYLPTSIRKSILDQRMSDIYHPDILVNNNGGLSHVNEDIVIEFVQLALACCSPSPSVRPNIKHVCKKIEEIGPKS, encoded by the exons ATGGAGAAAAAACACTTGATTATACTCATTGTGACATCATCTTCAACTTTTGTCTTACTTGTTATTTGTTTTTTAGTGTGTAGAAGAAAAAGGTCTTCTAGCAATGAATCATGGGATAAAGAAGCAAACCCAGAATCTAAAGAAAGTGGGGTTGAAGAAATAGAGATGAAAGGTGATTTTGTTAGATTTCATGGTGGTGAAGATCTCACTTGTTTTGATATATTGGATGCACCTGGTGAAGTCATTGGCAAATCAAGTTTTGGGACCTTATATAGAGCTAATTTGTTGAGTGATTCAGTTTTGTTGTTAAGATTCTTGAGACCTGCTTGTACTACTGGAAAGGTACAAGATGTGATGCATGTGGTACAACTTTTGGGGTCAATCAGGCATCCTAATTTAGTGCCTCTTTGTGGGTTCTATTCTGGGCCTAGAGGTGAAAAGCTTCTGATTCATCCTTTTTACAGAAGAGGAAATTTGGCTCAGTTTATCAGAG ATGAAAATGGTGACTCTCACAAATGGGATGTCATTTATAGAATATCAACGGGGATCGCTAGAGGATTAGATCATCTCCATACAGGGCTTCAAAAACCGATTATTCATGGAAATCTCAAGTCAAAGAACATACTATTGGGCAGAGACTATCAACCGTCTGTATCAGATTTTGGCCTGCATCTTCTTTTGAATGCATCGGCAGCACAAGATATGCTTGAAGATGCTGCTGTCGAGGGTTATAAAGCACCCGAGTTGACTAAACTGAAAGAATGTAATACTGAAAGTGACATTTACAATCTAGGGGTGATTTTACTTGAATTAGTAACCGGTAAGGAACTGATAAATGGAAAAGCAAACCCTGATCAAGATTTCTATTTGCCAACGTCGATAAGGAAATCAATCTTGGATCAGCGGATGTCAGATATATATCATCCTGATATTCTTGTAAACAATAATGGTGGATTAAGCCATGTTAATGAAGACATTGTTATCGAATTCGTGCAGCTTGCATTGGCATGTTGTTCTCCTTCGCCATCTGTTAGGCCAAATATAAAGCATGTTTGCAAGAAAATTGAAGAAATTGGACCAAAATCTTGA